A section of the Triticum dicoccoides isolate Atlit2015 ecotype Zavitan chromosome 7A, WEW_v2.0, whole genome shotgun sequence genome encodes:
- the LOC119330707 gene encoding protein PHOSPHATE-INDUCED 1 homolog, with amino-acid sequence MAKRNLLLLALMALAANMASASATTSTRKLMFLVQPQPNLLTYHNGAVLHGDIPVSVLWYGRFTAAQKAIVSDFLLSLSAAPRASPAPSVSQWWSSIHQLYLSKAAAVGKNGEHGAGATKAARVVLSGQVSDEACSLGKSMKLSQLPALAAKARPAKGGIALVLTAQDVGVEGFCMSRCGRHGTVDAKSGTAYVWAGNPATQCAGQCAWPFHQPAYGPQAPPLAAPNGDVGMDGLIINVASMVAGAVTNPFGDGFYQGEREAPLEAATACPGVYGKGAYPGYAGQLLVDGATGASYNAHGAHGRKYLLPALFDPATSACSTLV; translated from the coding sequence ATGGCGAAGAgaaacctcctcctcctggcgctaaTGGCGCTCGCCGCTAACATGGCATCCGCGTCGGCTACCACGAGCACGAGGAAGCTCATGTTCCTGGTCCAGCCCCAGCCGAACCTCCTCACGTACCACAACGGCGCCGTGCTGCACGGCGACATCCCCGTCTCCGTTCTCTGGTACGGCCGCTTCACGGCTGCGCAGAAGGCCATCGTCTCCGacttcctcctctccctctccgCCGCGCCCCGCGCGTCCCCGGCGCCGTCCGTGTCCCAGTGGTGGAGCAGCATCCACCAGCTGTAcctctccaaggcggcggccgtcgGCAAGAACGGCGAGCACGGCGCCGGCGCCACCAAGGCCGCGCGGGTGGTCCTGTCCGGCCAGGTCTCCGACGAGGCGTGCTCGCTCGGGAAGAGCATGAAGCTGTCCCAGCTCCCGGCGCTGGCGGCGAAGGCGAGGCCCGCCAAGGGCGGCATCGCGCTGGTGCTCACGGCGCAGGACGTGGGCGTGGAGGGGTTCTGCATGAGCCGGTGCGGCCGGCACGGGACCGTGGACGCCAAGTCCGGCACGGCCTACGTGTGGGCCGGCAACCCGGCGACGCAGTGCGCCGGGCAGTGCGCGTGGCCGTTCCACCAGCCGGCGTACGGGCCCCAGGCGCCGCCGCTGGCCGCGCCCAACGGCGACGTGGGCATGGACGGGCTCATCATCAACGTGGCCAGCATGGTGGCCGGCGCGGTGACCAACCCGTTCGGCGACGGGTTCTACCAGGGGGAGCGCGAGGCGCCGCTGGAGGCCGCGACGGCGTGCCCGGGGGTGTACGGCAAGGGGGCGTACCCCGGGTACGCCGGCCAGCTGCTGGTGGACGGCGCCACCGGAGCGAGCTACAACGCCCACGGCGCGCACGGGAGGAAGTACCTGCTCCCGGCGCTGTTCGACCCCGCCACCTCCGCCTGCTCCACGCTCGTCTAG